The DNA window GGTCACATCCAGAACCTTCTCGATCCGCTGGTTGAGCGAGGTGAACGTGCCCCGCCCGCCCTCGTGGCTGCGCTTCCATTCCCGCATCGCGGCAACGAACAGGGCGGCAAGGGCGTGGTTCGGCCGGCTCACCAGCGAGCGGTAAAGCTCCTCCAGGGACTGGCCCGACCAGAAGATCTTCTCGAACTGGTCCATCGCGCGGCGGGTGCGCGCATAAAGGATGAGCTTCTCGATGATGATGGCCCAACTCCAGACCGACGCCGCCAGAAGCCCGATCATCACCAGTTTGACGATGATGTGCGCTCCGAGGAACATCGAGATCAGGGAAAGATCGGCACCGGGCGCATCGAGAACCGCTTGGGCGACTTCGCCATTCATTTAGGATGCAACCTCTTTGGGCAAAAAATACGGCAAGCGCCGGAGAGCTCAGGGTGACTGTCGCTGTCCGGGCGAAATCCGCCCCGCGCGCCCGACCTTGGCTTTGACGGCAGGCT is part of the Hartmannibacter diazotrophicus genome and encodes:
- the tolQ gene encoding protein TolQ — its product is MNGEVAQAVLDAPGADLSLISMFLGAHIIVKLVMIGLLAASVWSWAIIIEKLILYARTRRAMDQFEKIFWSGQSLEELYRSLVSRPNHALAALFVAAMREWKRSHEGGRGTFTSLNQRIEKVLDVTIVREAERLESRLLFLATVGSAAPFVGLFGTVWGIMTSFQAIAASKNTNLSVVAPGIAEALFATAMGLLAAIPAVIAYNKLSSDAGRLSTRMESFADEFSAILSRQIDERS